From Stenotrophomonas maltophilia, a single genomic window includes:
- a CDS encoding LysR family transcriptional regulator: MVSLDRFDIFRAVVEAGSLTAAADRLGLSRAVVSINLKRLEQELGVTLLLRSTRHLALTEAGEQFLQHCVQALDAAQAAIDAARRDQHQLQGVLRLTTTPEYAQLRLIPALEAFRARHPALQLHLSTSPAPADLIPERFDLAIRLGRLPDSGLHASELEQHPLCAVAAPSLLARLPSVDAADDPVQLGTLPRLGYPRLADVPVIAPDGSDALFATNPAHAVVRVDGASSLRAFAVAGAGVTVLPHWLIEDDLAMNRLRPVLRLHRFPQQSVYAVYPHSAQPSPKVRQLIDFLRDWFTA, encoded by the coding sequence ATGGTCAGCCTCGATCGCTTCGACATCTTCCGTGCTGTGGTCGAGGCCGGCAGCCTGACCGCGGCGGCCGACCGCCTCGGCCTGAGCCGCGCGGTGGTCAGCATCAACCTGAAGCGGCTGGAACAGGAGCTGGGCGTGACCCTGCTGCTGCGCAGCACCCGTCACCTGGCCCTTACCGAGGCCGGTGAACAGTTCCTGCAGCACTGCGTGCAGGCACTGGATGCTGCACAGGCGGCGATCGATGCCGCGCGCCGCGACCAGCACCAACTGCAGGGCGTACTGCGCCTGACCACCACACCGGAGTACGCACAGCTGCGCCTGATCCCGGCACTGGAGGCGTTCCGCGCGCGCCACCCGGCCCTGCAACTGCATCTGTCGACCTCGCCGGCACCGGCTGACCTCATTCCCGAGCGTTTTGATCTGGCGATCCGTCTTGGCCGCCTGCCCGACTCTGGCCTGCATGCCAGCGAGCTGGAACAGCACCCGCTCTGCGCGGTGGCGGCGCCTTCGCTGCTGGCGCGCCTGCCGTCCGTTGATGCCGCCGACGATCCGGTGCAGCTCGGCACGCTGCCGCGCCTGGGCTACCCACGGCTGGCCGATGTACCGGTGATCGCACCCGACGGCAGCGATGCGTTGTTTGCCACCAACCCGGCCCATGCAGTGGTACGCGTGGATGGCGCCAGCAGCCTGCGCGCCTTCGCCGTGGCCGGTGCCGGGGTCACCGTTCTTCCCCACTGGCTGATCGAGGACGACCTGGCCATGAACCGGCTGCGGCCAGTACTGCGCCTGCATCGTTTCCCACAGCAAAGCGTGTACGCGGTCTATCCACACAGTGCACAGCCGTCGCCCAAAGTGCGGCAGCTGATCGATTTCCTGCGCGACTGGTTCACTGCATGA
- a CDS encoding MFS transporter, which yields MPSPRLRHEAIFLLVFALDLVNMFIATVAYPALAAELHADVGTLAWVGTAYMLGLSVVIPLAPWLAARCGERRLLLVALLLFAIAAALAGAAPGIGWLLGWRLLQGLAGGLLIPVAQAAAYRQCTPDQRGALTRRILLVALLVPALAPALGGLLVQWLSWRGVLWASLPLAVMAIGLVLAWMPADVRRTAPRLQAHALSTAMTALGALLLALTWLGEPGHRLAGSGLLMVAVVLAVVHLRHARRQPQPLLRWSLLSHRGLRLAMLVYLAVPGVFIGSQLVSTLQLHQAGYSAARIGALMLPWALASAIAITASKRLLARFGPAAVLRAGMFLQASGLLAMALLPQPAFALAGLLFALMGAGGSLCSSTAQTLAFHGVEGEALGDASALWNLNRQLSFCLGTAALALLLALAMQWLPARATGVALGLAAALTLLPMLLLRRPKQLLLPHPGN from the coding sequence ATGCCGTCCCCCCGCCTGCGCCATGAGGCGATCTTCCTGTTGGTGTTCGCCCTGGACCTGGTCAACATGTTCATTGCCACGGTGGCCTATCCGGCATTGGCGGCCGAGCTGCATGCCGACGTCGGTACCCTGGCCTGGGTCGGCACTGCCTACATGCTGGGCCTGAGCGTGGTGATCCCGTTGGCGCCATGGCTGGCCGCACGCTGTGGCGAGCGCCGCCTGCTGCTGGTGGCACTGCTGCTGTTCGCGATCGCCGCTGCGCTGGCTGGAGCCGCGCCGGGCATCGGTTGGCTGCTGGGGTGGCGGCTGCTGCAGGGCCTGGCCGGTGGCCTGCTGATTCCGGTGGCTCAGGCGGCGGCCTACCGGCAGTGCACGCCTGACCAACGCGGTGCACTGACCCGGCGCATCCTGCTGGTGGCGTTGCTGGTGCCGGCACTGGCGCCAGCGCTCGGCGGGCTGCTGGTGCAGTGGCTGTCCTGGCGCGGTGTGCTCTGGGCCAGCCTGCCGCTGGCAGTCATGGCGATTGGGCTGGTGCTGGCGTGGATGCCGGCCGACGTCCGTCGTACTGCGCCGCGCCTGCAGGCCCATGCGTTGTCCACCGCGATGACGGCGCTGGGGGCGCTGCTGCTGGCGTTGACCTGGCTGGGCGAACCCGGTCATCGTCTTGCCGGCAGCGGCTTGCTGATGGTCGCGGTGGTGCTTGCCGTCGTCCACCTGCGGCATGCACGTCGGCAGCCGCAGCCCCTGCTGCGCTGGTCGCTGCTGTCCCATCGCGGCCTGCGCCTGGCGATGCTGGTATATCTGGCGGTGCCGGGCGTGTTCATCGGCAGCCAGCTGGTCAGTACCCTGCAACTGCACCAGGCCGGTTACAGCGCCGCACGCATCGGCGCGCTGATGCTGCCGTGGGCGCTGGCCTCGGCCATCGCGATCACCGCCAGCAAGCGCTTGCTGGCCCGCTTCGGACCGGCCGCAGTGCTGCGTGCCGGCATGTTCCTGCAGGCCAGTGGCCTGCTGGCGATGGCGCTGTTGCCACAACCGGCGTTTGCGCTGGCCGGGCTGCTGTTCGCGCTGATGGGTGCCGGCGGCAGCCTGTGCAGCAGCACCGCGCAGACACTGGCCTTCCATGGGGTCGAGGGCGAAGCGCTGGGCGATGCCAGTGCGCTCTGGAACCTCAACCGCCAGCTCAGCTTCTGCCTGGGCACCGCCGCGCTCGCGCTGCTGCTGGCACTGGCCATGCAATGGCTGCCGGCCCGCGCCACCGGCGTGGCGCTGGGTCTGGCCGCCGCACTGACCCTGCTGCCGATGCTGCTGTTGCGTCGGCCGAAGCAGCTTCTTCTTCCACACCCTGGGAATTGA
- a CDS encoding cytoplasmic protein, producing the protein MDTTAEHEIHRLHDKLQAWFRADAGTDALDDLMTHFCADFSMVGIAGRRLDRIAVQALFAGGHGARPGLQISIDAVQAVEAPSPLAVLRYREGHAIDGGEPAWRESLAVLRQEQEQGRWCWLALHEVGA; encoded by the coding sequence ATGGATACCACCGCAGAACATGAAATCCACCGCCTGCACGACAAACTGCAGGCCTGGTTCCGTGCCGACGCCGGCACCGACGCGCTGGATGATCTGATGACGCATTTCTGCGCGGACTTCAGCATGGTCGGCATCGCTGGTCGCAGGCTGGACCGGATTGCCGTGCAGGCACTGTTCGCGGGCGGTCATGGCGCGCGTCCAGGGCTGCAGATTTCCATCGACGCCGTGCAGGCGGTGGAAGCGCCATCACCGCTGGCGGTGCTGCGCTATCGCGAAGGACATGCGATCGATGGCGGCGAGCCCGCATGGCGGGAGTCGCTGGCGGTACTGAGGCAGGAGCAGGAGCAGGGGCGCTGGTGCTGGCTGGCGCTGCATGAGGTGGGCGCCTGA
- a CDS encoding CocE/NonD family hydrolase, translated as MRVRAVAVAIALCLSSTVLAADTPPMTPDISGKPFVAPDVGRDYDKRVVMVPMRDGTKLYTVIVVPKGAHNAPILLTRTPYDAAGRANRSDSPRMRDLLPQGDEVFVDGGYIRVFQDIRGKYGSEGDYVMTRPLRGPLNNTRVDHSTDAWDTIDWLVKNVPESNGKVGMLGSSYEGFTVVMALTDPHPALKVAAPQSPMVDGWMGDDWLNYGAFRQVNFNYFAMQTEKRGKGTPLPSLGYDDYSTFLRIGSAGDYARFTGVDQLTWWKKLVEHPAYDAFWQGQALDTVMARTPLKVPTMWLQGLWDQEDMWGANHAYQAMEGRDSGNNRNYLVMGPWRHSQVNYSGSELGALKFDGDTALQFRRDVLKPFFDQYLVDGAPKADTPPVLIYNTGENHWDRLKGWPRSCDKGCAASSKPLYLRAGGKLAFQAPAAGEGDFEEYVSDPAKPVPFVPRPVRFSDRDMWTTWLVKDQRFVDGRPDVLTFITEPLSAPLRIGGAPVVHLQASTSGTDSDWVVKLIDVYPDQEASTPEMGGYELPVSLAIFRGRYRESFSDPKPLAANEVLPYRFDLPNANHTFQKGHRVMVQVQSSLFPLYDRNPQTYVPNIYLARPGDYQKATQRVWHSAAQASYIDLPVY; from the coding sequence ATGCGTGTGCGTGCCGTTGCTGTAGCCATCGCCCTTTGCCTGTCCAGCACCGTGCTGGCTGCCGATACCCCGCCGATGACCCCGGACATCAGCGGCAAGCCCTTCGTCGCGCCGGATGTCGGCCGCGACTACGACAAGCGCGTGGTCATGGTGCCGATGCGCGATGGCACCAAGCTGTATACGGTGATCGTGGTGCCCAAGGGTGCCCACAATGCGCCCATCCTGCTGACCCGCACGCCCTACGATGCCGCTGGCCGCGCCAACCGCAGTGATTCGCCGCGCATGCGCGACCTGCTGCCGCAGGGCGACGAGGTGTTCGTCGACGGCGGCTACATCCGCGTCTTCCAGGACATCCGTGGCAAGTACGGCTCCGAGGGGGATTACGTGATGACCCGGCCGCTGCGCGGGCCATTGAACAACACCAGGGTCGACCATTCCACCGATGCCTGGGACACCATCGACTGGCTGGTGAAGAACGTGCCCGAGAGCAACGGCAAGGTTGGCATGCTCGGTTCGTCGTATGAAGGCTTCACCGTGGTGATGGCGCTGACCGACCCGCACCCGGCACTGAAGGTGGCCGCGCCGCAGAGCCCGATGGTGGATGGCTGGATGGGCGACGACTGGCTCAACTACGGCGCGTTCCGCCAGGTCAATTTCAATTACTTTGCGATGCAGACCGAGAAGCGCGGCAAGGGTACGCCGCTGCCCAGCCTCGGTTACGACGACTACAGCACTTTCCTGCGCATCGGTTCGGCCGGCGACTACGCACGTTTCACTGGCGTGGACCAGCTGACCTGGTGGAAGAAGCTGGTCGAGCACCCGGCCTATGACGCCTTCTGGCAGGGCCAGGCGCTGGACACGGTGATGGCGAGGACGCCGTTGAAGGTGCCGACCATGTGGCTGCAGGGCCTGTGGGACCAGGAAGACATGTGGGGCGCCAACCACGCCTACCAGGCGATGGAAGGGCGCGACAGCGGCAACAACCGCAATTACCTGGTGATGGGCCCATGGCGGCACAGCCAGGTGAACTACAGCGGCAGTGAACTGGGCGCCCTGAAGTTCGATGGCGATACCGCGCTGCAGTTCCGCCGCGATGTGCTCAAGCCGTTCTTCGACCAGTACCTTGTGGACGGTGCACCCAAGGCCGACACGCCGCCGGTGCTGATCTACAACACCGGCGAAAACCACTGGGACCGCCTGAAGGGCTGGCCGCGCAGCTGCGACAAGGGCTGTGCCGCCAGCAGCAAGCCGCTGTACCTGCGTGCCGGCGGCAAGCTGGCGTTCCAGGCGCCGGCGGCAGGCGAGGGCGACTTCGAGGAATACGTGTCCGATCCGGCCAAGCCGGTGCCGTTCGTGCCGCGACCGGTGCGCTTCAGCGACCGCGACATGTGGACCACCTGGTTGGTCAAGGACCAGCGCTTCGTCGATGGCCGCCCGGACGTGCTGACCTTCATCACCGAACCGCTGAGCGCGCCGCTGCGCATTGGCGGTGCGCCGGTGGTGCACCTGCAGGCATCGACCAGTGGTACCGACAGCGACTGGGTGGTGAAGCTGATCGACGTGTATCCGGACCAGGAAGCGTCGACGCCGGAGATGGGCGGCTACGAGCTGCCGGTGTCGCTGGCGATCTTCCGCGGCCGTTACCGTGAGAGCTTCAGCGATCCGAAGCCGCTGGCTGCCAACGAAGTGCTGCCGTACCGCTTCGATCTGCCCAACGCCAACCACACCTTCCAGAAGGGGCACCGGGTGATGGTGCAGGTGCAGTCCAGCCTGTTCCCGCTGTACGACCGCAACCCGCAGACCTACGTGCCGAACATCTACCTGGCCAGGCCGGGCGACTACCAGAAGGCGACGCAGCGGGTCTGGCACAGCGCCGCGCAGGCCAGCTACATCGATCTGCCGGTGTATTGA